A part of Marinobacter psychrophilus genomic DNA contains:
- the fliM gene encoding flagellar motor switch protein FliM, which yields MQDLLSQDEIDALLHGVDDGDIDTDDDTDDDGVKNYDLASQDRIVRGRMPTLEMINERFARYTRISLFNMLRRTADVSTSGVQIMKFGEYVHTLYVPTSLNLCKIRPLRGTSLFVLDAKLVFKLVDNFFGGQGRHAKIEGREFTPTENRIVQMMLNQVFHDMQEAWQTVLKVNFEYLSSEVNPSMANIVSPSEVVVVSTFHIELDGGGGELHFALPYSMIEPIRDVLDAGVQSDIDDTDERWVSALQEDIKAVSVAVNSTICRRHISLREVAKFKAGDIIPIEMAEHLTVTANGIPIYTATLGTRDDKLALRIHGRATLPKAKKQLKIGRT from the coding sequence ATGCAGGACTTGCTGTCTCAGGACGAAATCGATGCGCTCCTTCACGGAGTGGACGACGGTGACATCGACACCGACGACGACACCGACGACGACGGCGTAAAAAACTACGATTTGGCCAGCCAGGACCGCATCGTCCGCGGGCGCATGCCAACACTGGAAATGATTAACGAGCGTTTTGCCCGGTATACCCGCATCAGTCTGTTCAACATGCTGCGGCGCACCGCCGATGTGTCAACCAGCGGCGTTCAGATCATGAAGTTCGGCGAGTACGTGCACACCCTTTATGTACCAACCAGTTTAAACTTGTGCAAAATCCGTCCGCTGCGCGGCACATCGCTGTTTGTGCTGGATGCAAAGTTGGTCTTCAAACTGGTGGACAACTTCTTCGGTGGCCAGGGCCGCCACGCCAAAATTGAAGGCCGTGAGTTTACGCCTACCGAAAACCGCATTGTGCAGATGATGTTGAATCAGGTATTTCACGACATGCAGGAAGCCTGGCAGACGGTGTTAAAAGTGAATTTCGAGTATCTGAGCTCGGAAGTGAACCCGTCCATGGCCAATATTGTCAGCCCTAGCGAAGTGGTCGTGGTGAGCACTTTTCATATAGAACTGGATGGCGGTGGCGGCGAACTGCACTTTGCGCTGCCATACTCGATGATTGAGCCGATTCGGGATGTGTTAGACGCTGGCGTGCAAAGCGACATCGACGATACCGACGAACGTTGGGTAAGCGCGCTTCAGGAAGACATTAAGGCAGTCAGTGTTGCGGTGAACTCTACAATCTGCCGGCGCCACATTTCACTGCGTGAAGTGGCCAAGTTCAAAGCCGGTGACATCATTCCCATTGAAATGGCGGAGCATTTAACCGTCACCGCTAACGGTATTCCGATATATACCGCAACGTTGGGCACCCGCGATGACAAATTGGCATTGAGAATTCACGGGCGGGCGACGTTGCCCAAGGCTAAGAAACAACTGAAGATAGGACGTACCTAA
- a CDS encoding flagellar basal body-associated FliL family protein codes for MAENTSADEPVAKKSKLKLFVLLGFLILLAVGLAVAGALWFMNGSLLGMGGAETADEQAKEPEFLPSVYLDLEEPLLTTVQAEGRQRYAQIHMSLEAESQAVLDAAEVHLPLLRSQLIQLLGSRSFDSLRAPGGREELAQAMTDKVNELLANENAAAIRQVLFSNFVVQ; via the coding sequence ATGGCAGAGAACACGAGCGCTGATGAACCCGTAGCGAAAAAAAGCAAACTCAAGCTCTTTGTATTGCTGGGTTTTCTGATTTTACTGGCCGTTGGTTTGGCGGTGGCCGGTGCGCTTTGGTTTATGAATGGCAGCTTGCTCGGCATGGGTGGCGCCGAAACCGCTGATGAACAGGCCAAAGAACCGGAATTTCTACCCAGCGTTTATCTGGACTTGGAAGAACCCTTGCTGACCACCGTGCAAGCTGAAGGCCGTCAGCGCTACGCCCAGATACATATGTCACTGGAAGCAGAGAGCCAGGCGGTGCTGGATGCCGCCGAAGTGCATTTGCCATTGCTGCGCAGCCAATTGATTCAGCTACTGGGCAGTCGCAGCTTTGACAGCTTGCGCGCCCCGGGAGGCCGCGAGGAACTGGCGCAAGCGATGACTGACAAGGTCAATGAGCTATTGGCCAACGAGAACGCAGCCGCTATTCGCCAGGTATTGTTCAGCAACTTTGTTGTTCAGTAA
- the fliO gene encoding flagellar biosynthetic protein FliO produces the protein MTAKVWPAVPVFWMMAAFPAMAEPVAPQSQAQLIGATRTPDTLSTLVSLGLGLLAVIAIIYGCAWLIRRMTGMTGMNNSAIKVVSVMALGARERIAVVDVAGQQLLLGITPSTISTLHVFDKPVVSVGGSAPSGEFARKLQSLMNKTQAPNVAADSSGRSTNDRKI, from the coding sequence ATGACTGCAAAGGTCTGGCCGGCAGTTCCTGTATTCTGGATGATGGCGGCGTTTCCGGCCATGGCAGAGCCCGTTGCGCCGCAATCGCAAGCGCAACTGATTGGGGCGACGCGCACTCCGGATACCCTGTCTACTCTGGTGAGCCTGGGTTTGGGCTTGCTGGCGGTGATTGCGATTATCTATGGCTGTGCCTGGCTGATCCGCCGCATGACCGGCATGACCGGCATGAACAACAGCGCCATTAAAGTGGTGTCGGTGATGGCCCTAGGCGCTCGCGAGCGCATTGCGGTGGTGGATGTGGCGGGCCAGCAGTTGCTGCTGGGTATTACGCCCAGCACCATAAGCACTCTGCACGTGTTCGATAAGCCAGTCGTGAGTGTAGGCGGCAGCGCGCCCAGCGGTGAATTTGCCCGCAAACTCCAGTCCCTGATGAATAAAACCCAGGCTCCGAATGTCGCGGCCGACAGTTCTGGTAGATCGACCAATGACCGCAAGATTTGA
- the fliN gene encoding flagellar motor switch protein FliN — MADDNKTDDQNMSEDEKLAAEWEAAMGESGAEADSTEDNWDEAMAEAAGAENRGKESDKKNNVRAAPMEEFGSDSVSTSKDSPDLDVIMDIPVTISMEVGNTMIPIRNLLQLNQGSVIELDRLAGEPLDVLVNGTLIAHGEVVMVNDKFGIRLTDVMSPGERIKRLQK; from the coding sequence ATGGCTGACGACAATAAAACAGACGACCAGAATATGAGTGAAGATGAAAAGCTGGCGGCGGAATGGGAGGCCGCGATGGGTGAGTCTGGCGCGGAAGCTGACAGCACCGAAGACAACTGGGACGAGGCGATGGCCGAGGCGGCTGGCGCTGAGAATCGTGGTAAAGAAAGTGACAAAAAAAACAATGTGCGCGCAGCGCCGATGGAAGAGTTTGGCTCAGACAGCGTGAGTACCTCAAAAGACTCGCCGGATCTCGACGTGATCATGGACATACCGGTGACCATCTCGATGGAAGTCGGCAATACCATGATTCCTATCCGCAATTTGTTACAGCTGAATCAGGGGTCGGTGATCGAGCTTGACCGTCTGGCCGGTGAACCGCTGGACGTGCTGGTGAATGGCACCTTGATTGCCCACGGTGAGGTGGTGATGGTTAACGATAAATTTGGCATTCGCCTGACGGACGTCATGAGCCCGGGCGAGCGCATTAAGCGCTTGCAGAAATAG